ACCGCGCGCCGCCAGCTCCTGCACCACACTGGCCGGGGTATCGAACAGGTCGACATTATAAACCGTTACCCGTCGGGTTTTGTCGAGGGTTCCGGTGTACTGGACATGCCAGGTGGTATCAAGCCCAGGTTTCCACCAACTGCCAGCGGTAGGGGGAGGCGGGGTTGGGTTGCTCACATCGAGGGTACTTCCACAGGCTGTGATGGCGATGGCCAGAATCCATAGGTGGCGCAGCATAGACAGCCCTATTAGAATACCGCCCAATCGGGGTCTTATGGGCGTGGCATGTAGACCCCTTGAGCAAATTCTCATAATATTGTGCCCCCTCGAGCCTTTCGCACGTAACGCCTGCCAACTTGACAGCATCTGGACGGCTGCTATCGTCAAAACGTGAGGATGGGTCATGAGGAAAATACAGGGTTTAATTACAGGCCTCAAATTTTGGTTTTATTTAGCAGCAGCCTGGGTCTTGCTAAGCGGGTGCAGCAAACCCGCACCGGAGCCCCAATTGCACATTGACCTTTTCCCCAGCAGCCTCACCCTCCAGCAGGGCCAGAGCAAAAGCGTCAATATAAGGCTTGTACGCAGCAACCTGCCGGGCCTGGTGGTGCTGGACCTGGCAAGCCCTCCACCCACTGGGGTTGGTGTCACCTTTGAACCCAGCAGCACCCTGGAAGATACCTCGACCCTGCAGGTTCAGGCCTTGGGCAATGCCGAGGTGGGCCGCTTTACCTTGCGTGTGCGGGCCTCGAAGGGGTCTTTTTCCCGAACTGCCGACCTGCACTTGGGGATAGAAGCGGCCAACCAGCCCGATTTGCAGCTTAGTCTGAGCAACCCCAGCCCCTCCATCCGCCAGGGGCAGTACGAAGACCTCCTGGTAGACGTGGTTCGCGTCAACATTGGGGGTACGGTGGTGCTGGCCCTCGAGCAGCAAGACGGCAGCCCCCTGCCCGCTGGCCTGAGCGCCACCTTCAGCCCCAGTCAGCCGGGCAGCAGCATCTCGATTCTGCGGCTTTCGGTGGCCCCTACGGCCACCATCACCACCTATCCCCTGCGCATCAAGGCCACCCTAGGAAGCCTCGAGCGCACCCTGCCCTTCACCCTCACGGTCTTGCCCGCGTCATCCGACTCCGATTTCCAACTGAGCCTTACGCAAAACCTGAGCCTCCGGCGGGGCAGTAGCCTGAACGAAACCATCACCATCGTGCGTAATAACCTGGTCGGCCCCATTACCCTGAGCCTCGAGCGCTCCGATGGCTCCCCTCTACCAACCGGCATCAGCGCCATCTTTGCGCCCCAGGAGGTGGATGGCTCTACTTCTACCCTCACCATCACTGCCGCCCCCGACCTGCCGCTGGGAGACTATGTACTGCGGGTCAGGGGGGCCCAGGGCAGCCTGGTTCGTACCGCTCTGGTGCTCCTGAATGTGTTCGACCAGGCCGAGCTAACCGCCACCGGGGCGGCCTGGGTTGCCGGCCAGGACAACAGCGGCGCCTGGCAGGTGGCTATACCCAGCGCCGGTAAGTACCTGCTGCGCGTGGGCAACACCGCCGGAAGCTATGGCTGGGCGGTGGTATGCAGCAAAACCGAGGCCGGGCTTACCACCCATCAGGTGGGTGTTTACCAGCTCACCCTGGACGAAGTGCGCGACCTGAGCCTGCCCTGCCCTTCGCCAACGAGCGGCGGTTCGTTCTCGAACGTAAGTGGGCAGCTGAAGGGCTTGAACGGCAGTTACGGCCAGGTGGCCTATGGAACCGCCAGCGACCTGGTAGACCCCGCCCGCACCGGTGAATTCCCTCCCACCCCGGCCTACCCTGGCTACCTGCTGCAGGGGGTGCACCACGGCACTGCCGACCTGATGGCCGTGCGGTATCTGCCGCCCAGCGCACCCGGCACCCTCTTCGAGGCAGATCGGGCCGTATTCCAGCGCAGCTATGCCGTAGGAGGCAACCAAACCTTTAATCTGGACACCAACGGGCCCAATTCGTTTGCCCTCGAGGGCTCCTACAGCGCCACCCTGACCAACCCCAACCCCGCCGCCCAGGGCCTGAGCTACCTGGCCTACCTGACCCCCACCACCTCAACCCTCTACCTGGCCGACAGCCAGCAACAGGCAGCCAACCTAACCTACCGGGCCATCCCCGCGGCCCGGCAGCAGCCCAACGAGTTCTATCTCTTCAACGCCCGCGAGACCACCTTCAGCAACCTGAACCTGCGTTCTCGGCAGGTAGTGCTCGGCCAGGCCAACCCCCAGAACCTGAGCGCCAGCTTCCTGAACCCGCCAGGGGCCACCCTGGCCCTACTGGGCAACCAGTTCCAAGCCTCCTGGAGCACGGCCTACACCTGGCTCGGCAACGGCACCCGGCTCTTTAGCCTGCAACTGGCCCAGCTTGCGGTGGCCCCCAGCACCAACCTGGAATGGCACCTGCACCTCTCGCAAGCCTGGCTGGGCAGCACCGACACCTACACTGTCCCCGACCTGGCCCAGTCCTGTGCGGCCACCCAGACCCCCTGCGCTCCCTCCCCTTCCAACGCCCCCGCCAACGGCTGGCAGGCCGCCTGGGGTTTACAGAGCAACCTCGAGCTCGACTGGTCGCTTAGCGCCGTGCAGGTTAGCCTACCCCTGCGCGACTGGCTGCCCCTGGCCCAAAGCAGTGTGCCACCCACCGGCATCAACCTGGATGGCTTTAGCTTCGCCGCCGCCAGCGACGGAGGCATATACAACCCCAACGCCCTCTCGGCCCAGCGCCTGCAACCGCCGAGAGCACCCCAACTGCTGCCCAGGTGGCTCTCACCGCGTTAGGCCGTGTTGGGCGGGCCTGGCGCATTTCACCCCCAAGGCTGCCGCGCTGGCTCAAGCTCCGAAAAAACCTAACCAAATCCCTGTAGCCCCGGCCTACCTATAGGCCCACAAAAAACCTGCCTGGAACGCCCAGGCAGGTCTGTTTGCTACAGGAGCTATGGCAAGGGTGTGGGAGGCGGCACCTGCACGCCGGTAATGGAGGCCGGCTTGGCTTCTTCGGAGGAGTTGTTGGTGCCATCGCCCAACTGACCCTCTACGTTCCTGCCCCAGGCCACCACCGAGCCATCGTCCAGCAGGGCCAGGGCATGGAAGATACCCGCCGCCAGACCCCGCACACTCCGGCCTGAGGGTATGCCCTGTACATCCACCGGGATCGTCTGGTCGCCCGTAGTAGTCCCATTGCCGAGTTGGAAGCTGTCGTCGTGGCCCCAGGCTTTCACCGTGCCGTTGCTCAGAACGGCCAGGGTGAACTCGTAGCCCGCCGCAATGCCCACCACGCCCGTCAGATCCGTGACCTGCACGGGTACGTTGCTGTCTGTAGTGTTAGCGTTGCCCAGTTGACCGTGGTTGTTGTAACCCCAGGTACGCACCGTTCCGTCGGCCAGCAAGGCAACCGAGTGGTTGCCCCCGGCGGCGATGGCTATCGCGGTGATGCCAGCCAGCGGGGTAGGGTTGGTGTACCGGACGTTGTTGCCCGTACCCAGTTCGCCATTGGGGTTGTCGCCCCAGGCCCAGATACTGCCATCGGCTTTGAGGGCCAGGGTGTGGTCGTCGCCGGCAGCCAGGGCAATCACGCCATTAAAGCCGGAAATAAGCGCGGGCGAGTCCTGTTGGGCAGTTGTGCCAAGGCCAAGCTGGCCCACATCGTTGCGCCCCCAGGCATATACGGTGCCTTCGGAGGTCAAAGCCAGCGAGTAGTAGCGACCGGCCTCTACCGCCACCGCCTTGACCCCTGCGGGCAGGATGTTGTCGCGCAAGTTGGGCACCGAGCTGGTGCCGCTCGAGTCTCCTGGCCCATCACCCAGTTGCCCGAAGTCGTCCCGCCCCACCGTAACCACCCGGCCATCGTTGGTGAGGGCAATGGCATGGTACTCGCCCAGAGATAGCGAGACCACATCGTCGCTTGGTGAGACCCAGGCTGGGGTGCTATCGCTGGTCCCAGTGGTCGCTCGGCCCAACTGTCCGTAGGTGTTGTCGCCCCACGACCAGACCTCGCCGTTGGGCTTGATGGCCGCGCTAAAATAGCCCCCTGCTGCCAGTGTTGTGGCCCGCAATACCCGCAGGGTGAGGGTGGCCTTGCGGGTCAGGTCGCCGCTACTGGCCTGCACGATCAGGTTGTAGACCCCCTCCGGCACGTTGCGGGCCACCGTTAGCGTCACCGGGCCGGAAGCGCTCAGGCTGGCCGGGCCGATGCTGATGCCGCTGGGGGGCGATTCCAGGCTCAGGTTCACAGGGCCGCTAAACCCTGCCACCGGCGTGAGGGTAAGGTCGAAGTCCGAGAAGTTCTGGCCCTGGGCCCGCATAGTGCTGGAGCGGGTCAGGGCAATGTCGAACGAGGTAACAGTTAGATCAAAACTGGCGGTTTTGCTGAGGCTGCCCTGGGTGGCGACCAGCGTCAGGGTACTGGGGCCGGTGGGGGTGGCGGTGGTGGTATTGAAGGTGATGGGGAAGTCCTGTGCGGCCGTACCGCTTACTGTGATGCTGGCAGGTGAGACCGAAACCCCCTCGGGCGGGCTTTGCAGGCTCAGGTTCACCGTGCCGCTAAAGCCGTTCTGGGGGGTGAGGGTAAGGGTGGCGCTAATAGCGTTGTTCTGTACCACCGTCCCGGAAGTGGGGTTTAGGGCAATCTCGAAGTTGGGCTGGGGTGCAGCCGTAACGTTGAGTTCAAAAGTAGCCGTAACACTAAAGTTGCCCTGGCTGGCCCGCAGCGTGAGGTTGTGGGTTTGCAGCGGTGTGGCGCTGGTGGTCTGGATTTCCAGGGTGAAGGGTTGGGCGTCGCTGCCCGTGACATTCACGCTGCTTGTAGTGAGCGAAACCCCCTCGGGCGGGCTTTGCAGGCTCAGGTTTACCGTGCCGCTAAAGCCGTTCTGGGGGGTGAGGGTAAGGGTGGTGGAGGCCGACTGGCCGGGGTTGATGGTGGCGCTGGTGGGGTTGAGCGAGATTGTGAACCCTGTTACCTTGAGGATCAGGTTAGCGGTTTTTCGCAGGCTGCCCTGGCTGGCCTCGAGGGTCAGGGGGTGATCCTGGATGGGGGTGGCACTGGTGGTGGCAAGGGTAAGGGTTACGGTTCGCGGGGCCGTGCCGCTCAAGTCAACCGAGGTCGGCGAGAGCGTAACCCCAGCCGGCGGGCTCTGCAAAGCCAGGTTGACCGTGCCGCTAAAGTTATTCTGGGGTGTAAGGGTCAGGTCAACCTCCACCGAGTTGCCCTGAGCTACGTTTAGAGTGGTCTGGCTCAAGGACAGGCTCAGGCCCGGCTGGGGCTGCGTGCCGCAGCCTGCCAGCATAAGACCGACCACTGCGAGGGGTAAGAGAAACTTTTTCACGATACCTCCTTACTAAATCAGCCTCATTATAAGGCCTTGGTGATGCGGGGCCAGTGACAAATGCATCCAGTTAGAGACTGTCTTAAAACTTTCCCAGACGATATAATCGAGCATGAATAGTCGAGCAAGCTGCTACCCAAGCGATCTTTCGGACAATGAGTGGGCGATACTCGAACCGCTAATGCCCGAGCCCTCCTGCTTCACCCATAGACCAAGGGAACATAGCTGGCGAGAAATCCTCAACGGTATCTTCTACATCACTCGCTCTGGATGCTCCTGGCGCATGATGCCTAGCGATTTGCCACACTGGAAGACGGTCTATCACTACTTCAGGCTGTGGAAAAAGAGCGGATTCATCGAGCGACTCCATA
The Meiothermus cerbereus DSM 11376 genome window above contains:
- a CDS encoding transposase, with amino-acid sequence MNSRASCYPSDLSDNEWAILEPLMPEPSCFTHRPREHSWREILNGIFYITRSGCSWRMMPSDLPHWKTVYHYFRLWKKSGFIERLH